Proteins encoded together in one Impatiens glandulifera chromosome 1, dImpGla2.1, whole genome shotgun sequence window:
- the LOC124924587 gene encoding F-box only protein 6-like: MSPKIWGKFPEDLFEVVGARLPVATFFRFLSINRKWNSILTSHTFRDRYDKIPITQPWLYAVTHKNAAMYDPSSNKWYHLKNHYFQEKLAIVPVASVGGIVCFINLLQTRFFVGNPLTQTLKELPARSKINWPIAVVGMWMYGKSLVEGYKIICINGELGQYIIFDSIKNTWYESGVMPAIRMLPLYLSLLPQAISIDDCLYFTCSNPEGIISYNMLSGVWNHFLVPNPRVLIAKRFLVECGGRIMLVGSVESEIESCVSVRIWELQKMTLLWKEFDRMPSEWCLGLNRKNTIHMICIGNKDMIMLSFVSEKRNKFVTYDVLKKEWLQVSGSIRTRQRLEHGITFYPCITATV, from the coding sequence ATGTCACCTAAGATATGGGGAAAATTCCCAGAAGACCTCTTTGAAGTGGTTGGGGCGAGACTCCCAGTGGCTACCTTCTTTCGTTTTCTTTCGATTAATAGAAAATGGAACTCCATATTGACTTCCCATACCTTTCGAGACCGATATGATAAAATTCCCATCACCCAACCATGGCTATACGCTGTCACCCACAAAAACGCAGCCATGTACGATCCCTCTTCAAATAAATGGtaccatttaaaaaatcattatttccAAGAGAAGTTGGCTATTGTCCCTGTTGCTTCTGTTGGCGGTATCGTTTGTTTTATCAATCTTCTTCAAACACGTTTCTTCGTGGGTAACCCACTTACTCAGACACTCAAGGAGCTTCCTGCTAggtcaaaaattaattggcctatAGCAGTCGTTGGAATGTGGATGTATGGAAAATCTTTAGTCGAGGGCTACAAGATCATTTGCATCAATGGGGAGCTGGGCCAATACATAATTTTTGACTCTATCAAGAATACATGGTATGAATCAGGAGTCATGCCGGCGATTAGAATGTTGCCCTTGTATTTGAGCTTACTCCCGCAGGCTATCTCTATAGACGATTGTCTTTACTTCACGTGTTCGAATCCAGAAGGTATAATCTCCTACAATATGTTGTCGGGAGTTTGGAATCATTTTTTAGTCCCAAATCCTCGGGTTTTGATTGCTAAGCGATTTCTCGTGGAATGTGGGGGTCGGATCATGCTCGTTGGTTCGGTGGAAAGTGAAATAGAATCATGTGTTTCTGTTCGCATTTGGGAGTTACAAAAAATGACGTTACTATGGAAAGAGTTCGACAGGATGCCAAGTGAGTGGTGCTTGGGATTGAACCGGAAGAACACTATCCACATGATTTGTATAGGTAACAAAGACATGATCATGTTGTCATTTGTATCTGAAAAAAGGAACAAGTTTGTTACTTATGATGTTTTGAAGAAAGAATGGTTGCAAGTTTCGGGGTCTATAAGGACGCGTCAGAGGTTAGAACATGGAATCACATTTTATCCTTGCATTACAGCAACAGtttaa
- the LOC124924604 gene encoding F-box only protein 6-like: MVPFKKSLFPREDGYRPVASVGGIVCFVNLLQTRFFVGNPLTQTLKELPARSKINWPIAVVGMWMYGKSIVEGYKIICINGELGQYIIFDSIKNTWYESGVMPAIRMLPLYLSFLPQAISIDDCLYFTCSNPEGIISYNMLSGVWNHFLVPNPRVLIANRFLVECGGRIMLVGSVESEIESCVSVRIWELQKMTLLWKEFDRMPSEWCLGLNRKNTIHMICIGNKDMIMLSFVSEKRNKFVTYDVLKKEWLQVSIRTRQRLERGITFYPCITATV; this comes from the coding sequence ATGGtaccatttaaaaaatcattatttccAAGAGAAGATGGATATCGTCCTGTTGCTTCTGTTGGCGGTATTGTTTGTTTTGTCAATCTTCTTCAAACACGTTTCTTCGTGGGTAACCCGCTTACTCAGACACTCAAGGAGCTTCCTGCTAggtcaaaaattaattggcctatAGCAGTCGTTGGAATGTGGATGTATGGAAAATCTATAGTCGAGGGCTACAAGATCATTTGCATCAATGGGGAGTTGGGCCAATACATAATTTTTGACTCTATCAAGAATACATGGTATGAATCAGGAGTCATGCCGGCGATTAGAATGTTGCCGTTGTATTTGAGCTTTCTCCCGCAGGCTATCTCTATAGACGATTGTCTTTACTTCACGTGTTCGAATCCAGAAGGTATAATCTCCTACAATATGTTGTCGGGAGTTTGGAATCATTTTTTAGTCCCGAATCCTCGTGTTTTGATTGCTAACCGATTTCTCGTGGAATGTGGGGGTCGGATCATGCTCGTTGGTTCGGTGGAAAGTGAAATAGAATCATGTGTTTCTGTTCGCATTTGGGAGTTACAAAAAATGACGTTACTATGGAAAGAGTTCGACAGGATGCCAAGTGAGTGGTGCTTGGGATTGAACCGGAAGAACACTATCCACATGATTTGTATAGGTAACAAAGACATGATCATGTTGTCATTTGTATCTGAAAAAAGGAACAAGTTTGTTACTTATGATGTTTTGAAGAAAGAATGGTTGCAAGTTTCTATAAGGACGCGTCAGAGGTTAGAACGTGGAATCACATTTTATCCTTGCATTACAGCAACAGtttaa